Genomic DNA from Candidatus Schekmanbacteria bacterium:
CTTTCCCTTTGAATTTCCATCCAATGAATGGAGAGTTTTGACTTAGTGATTTTATATCCTCTTTTTCAAAAGTAAACTCATAGTCCGGATCAATCATAGTTATGTCAGCATCGCATCCAACTGCAAGGCTTCCCTTGTTGTTCAAATTGAGAATTTTTGCAGGATTACAAGACATAAGTTTTACTATTTGGTCTAATGTGAGCTTTTTTGAATGATAAAGTCGTAAGGCTAAAGGAAGTGCAGTTTGCAAGCCTATTATACCGAAGGGAGCTATATTGAATTCTACATCCTTTTCTGCAAAGTGATGAGGGGCATGATCTGTTGCGATAGCATCTATTGCCCCATCAGAGAAACCTTTTATAATCGCTTTTATGTCCTTTTTTTCCATCAAAGGAGGTTTCATTTTTAGATTGGTGTTATAAGTTCTGAGCATGTCGTCGGAGAGTGTAAAATGATGTGGTGTTGCATCGGCTGTAACTTTGATTCCCTTTTTTTTTGCTTGACGGATTATTTCAATTGAACCTGCAGAGCTGATATGTGTGATGTGAAGTCTTGCACCTGTCATATGTGCAAGGAATATATCTCTTGTAACCATTATTTCCTCTGCTTCACGAGGAATGCCTGCCAATCCAAGTTCAGTGGAGATAAATCCTTCGTGCATCACGCCCTCGCGTGATAGAGTCATATCTTCGCAATGTGACATTACAGGCAAGTCGAACATCTTGATATATTCCATTGCTCTTCTCATAAGTCCTGAATCCATAACAGATTTGCCGTCTTCAGTGAATCCTATCACGCCTGCTTCAGCCATTTCGCCTATGTCACTTAGCTGTTCTCCCTTCATACCTTTTGTAATTGAACCTGTTGCATAGACATTAACAAGTCCACAATCCTTCCCTTTCTTCAAAATGAATGCTGTTGTTGAGCGGTTGTCATTGACAGGGTCAGTATTGGGCATTGCCACAATGGATGTATATCCTCCCCACGCTGCTGCTTGTGAGGCAGTTTCAATTGTTTCTTCGTCTTCTCTTCCCGGTTCACGCATATGCGTATGAATATCAATAAGTCCGGGTGTAACAATCAACCCCTTTGCGTCAATTATTTGAACCTTTTTATTGGATTTTTTTGTTGAAATATTGGAGGCGATTTTCTCTATTTTTCCGCCAGACAATAGAATATCCATTTCTTTGTCGATATCCTGTGATGGATCGATAACTCTTCCATTTTTAATCAGCAATGCCACTTTCTTCTTTACCTCCCAAGAGCAGATAAAGCATTGCCATTCTAACGGCAATGCCATTGGTTACTTGGTCTAATATAACTGAATAGGAGGAATCAGCCACCTCTGGCGCAAGTTCAATTCCCCTATTGATGGGTCCGGGATGCATTATGAGTATATCCTTCCTTGCTTTTTTTAATTTTTTCATATCAAGTCCAAAGAATTTTGCATATTCTCTATGTGAGGGAAAAAGGTTTTCCTTTATTCTTTCAAGCTGAATTCTGAGCATAATGATAACATCTGACTCTTTGATTACTTTTTCAAAATCAAAAGTCACCTCTACGCCTAATTTTTCAGCTTCAACAGGAATAAAGGTAGGAGGGCCTGAGATAGTGACTTCTGCGCCCATTTTTGTCAAAGCATAAATATCGGAGCGTGCTACTCTGCTATGTGTAATGTCTCCAACTATAGCGACTTTCAATCCTTTGATTTTGCCCTTTTTCTCTTTTATTGTAAATAGGTCAAGCAGAGCTTGTGAAGGATGTTCATGCCATCCATCACCTGCATTTATAACTGATGCGCTTATACATTCTGCAAGCATTTGTGGAGCCCCTGAATGGGGGTGTCTGATAATAATTATATCAGGATTCATTGCCTGAAGATTTTTTGCTGTATCTTTGAGAGTTTCACCTTTAAGGACACTGCTCGTGGCAACCGAAATGCTAAGGTAATCTGCGCTCAATCTTTTTGCAGCAAGTTCAAAGGATGTTCTTGTCCTTGTACTTGGTTCGTAGAATAAGTTGATTATTGTTCTTCCGCGCAGAGCAGGAACTTTTTTAATATCTCTCTTTGAAACTTCCTTGAGTGCTTCGGCGGTTTTCAGGATAGTTTCAATTTCGTCTTTCGAAAGATCTTTAATACCGAGAAAATGTTTCCTTTTAACTAAGTTTTCACTCATTTTTCATGCCTGCAGAGTAGAACTCTATCTTTTTTGTCAATTTCTTTTAACTGCACCTGTATGCTTTCATCTTTTGTCGTTGGCACAAAACTTCCTATAAAATTTGCTTCGATAGGAAGTTCTCTGTTACCTCTATCTATGAGGACAGCAAGGCGCACACAAGCAGGCCGTCCAAGATCCATTATTGCATCTAGGGCAGAGCGGACGGTCCGTCCTGTATAGAGGACATCATCGACAAGGACGATTGTTTTGCCTTCAAGGGGAAAATCAATTTCAGTGCTTTTTATTTTAAGATTTGGACTTTTAAGCCCTATATCATCTCGATAGAAAGAAACATCCATCGTTCCTACCGGAATATCTATCTTTTCAATTTTTTTGATTAATTTTGCTATTCTTTTAGCAATAAAAACACCACGCGTTTGAAGTCCTATTATTGCAAGCTCCTTTGCGCCTTTACTGCTTTCCAATATTTGATGGGTTATTCTTGTAATTGTTCTTTTCAGGCCTTGGGCGTCCAGTATTTCTATATCTTTTGCAATCATCTTTTTGAACCAAAATCTATTAGGGAAATACAGAGAAAGTTTAGTTAAAATTTTCAATAAACTATCATACTGTTTTTTTAAAAGGCAAGTAATTTTCTTTTATCTGATAGAAGTGATTTTGTATTTATGAAACTTGAATAAAGGAGTATTTAAAAGATGAATTTCATATGAATAGTTGAAGCGTTTATCCTTTATTTATTGACATCTAACAGTTATGTGAAGTATTAAAGACGGCTTATTTTAAGTGAAACTGTTTATAAAATCGAATGATGAAAAATAAACTCAAAATTGTAGAAATTTTTGTTCCCTTATTGTGTGTTTTCACATTAATTAGTGGATGTAAGATAATTCCGGTAAGGGAGAAATCAGATTACGAGCATAGTCTGGAATTTTTGAGGAAGGGGAATCTCGAGCAGGCGGAGGCCTATCTCTTAAAGTATGAAAAGCGCTTTCCTTATGATGAAAAATCTTACAATCTACGCCTCGAGATTGCCAAAAAATATCTTGAAAGGAATGATGCTAAAAAAACATCAGCATTGGTATCTAAGATACCTGAAAAAGGAATTTCGAAAGAGCTGATTGGCGGAAAATACGAGATTCTTGGAGATATTTCACTTTTAAAGGATGAATATTTGAAAGCCGTTGGTTTATATCTCAAATCCATAGATTTATATAGGAGAAAATCACAAAAGGAGAAGATAAAGAAAAAGGCTCTAAAGATAATATCAGAAAAACTCAATGAAGAAGAATTGAGTTGGCTTGCAGGTCGTTATGGGAAAAAGTTTCCGGCTGAAGAAGCCCTTTATAATTTAATCAAGCAGAAAGCGTTGGCTGGTGATATCAATGGAAGCAGAAGGTCGTTGGAAAGATATGAAAGAACATTTCCTGACAGCAGTAGAAGAAATGAACTCATTTCTTTTATTGAAAAAAAACAAAGAGAAGGCAAATTGATAATAGGTTGTATTCTTCCCCTATCAGGCGCCTTGTCTGAAATAGGCAATTCTGTGAAAGAGGGAATTATAACAGCACAAATAATTCGTTCTGAAAGAATTGGCTTTCAACAGGTGGATTTAGTATTTAAGGATTCAGCCGGGGACCCTGAAAAAGCGGCAAGAGCTTTTGAAGAATTTGGAAGCAATGAAAATGTAATTGCTGTAATTGGCCCTGTAAGAAGCGCTTGTGTCAAGAAATGCGCCCCTCTGGCGGATAAATATCAGCTGCCGCTTGTTTCTCCTACAGCTGATGCTGATTATATTGAAGGACTCTCGAATTTTGTTTTTCGCACCTGTCTTCTTCCGGAAACTGAGGCAGAGGCTATGGCAGAATTTGCAATCAAAGATGGTGAAGCTGTAGAAATTGCAATAATGCATGGAGACGATTATTACGGAAGGAAGCTTGCAGCTGTTTTTAAGAAAAAAGTAGAAGAATTGGGGGCAAAAGTGAAAATCGAAATTACTTATCCTCCAGAAACAAATGATTTTACAGAATATGTGCGAAAACTTTACTCATACCTTGAGGCAGGTGGTATTTTTGATACTATATATTTGCCCTGCGATTATGATAAGGCTGGATTTATAATCCCTCAACTGCCATATAATGATATGGAAGGATTTCAGCTTTATGGAAGCAGTGGATGGGATTCAGGTAGATTTGATCCTTACGGCAATCCGGAAAGACTTCTTGAAATTGTTTTGGAAAAGGGAGAAATAGAGGGCGCTGTTTTTACAGATTCTTTTTCCCTTTGGTCAAAGGATAATGAAGAAAGGAATGAATTTGTCTCTCGCTATAAAGAGATGTATGATTCTATACCTAATGTCTATGCCGCCAACAGCTATGATACATATATGATGATTGTTAAGGAGTTGAAGAAAAGAATGAAAAGAAGATCTGAATTAAGAAAGAGAATTTCGCAGATAAGAGATTATGAAGGGATTACAGGAAAAATGTCAATTTATGAAAAAGGAAGAGTAGAAAAGACTCCATTTTTTATTGAAATTTTTGGAGGAAAATTTAGGGAGATTAAAGCGGAGATAGAAAAAAATGGTTGATATCAGAGCATTCAAAGGATTTGTTTATGATTCGAAAAAGGTCAAAATCGAAAATGTGGTTGCCCCTCCATATGATGTGATAAGTCAAGAGGAGCAGGAAAGATTATATGAGCTCGATGAACACAATGTTGTGCGCCTTGTGTTAGGGAAAATATTTGATGACGATAATGATTCAGATAATAGATATACAAGGGCTGCTCGATTTTTAGAGGATTGGCTTGATAGAGGAATCATTAAGAGACATAAGGAGGATTCTATTTATATTTATGAACAGGAATTTACATTACCTGACGGCAGAATAATGAACAGAAGTGGATTTATTGCTTTGGCTTCTATTGAGGAGCCGGGTAAGGGTAACATCTTCCCACATGAAAATACACTATCAAAGCCCAAAGAAGACCGTCTTAAATTGATGAGATCTTGTCAGGGAAATTTGTGCCAAATTTTTTCATTGTTTCCGGACAAAGAAAGAAAAGTGGATTCACTACTTCAACAGGAGAAGAGACAAGCTCCGATTTTCGATTTTTATGACAATAACAGGATTAGAAACCGCTTATGGCAGATTAGTCATATCGATACGGTGGAAAAAATAAGAAATGAAATGTCTGAAAAGAAGCTTTTTATAGCTGATGGCCATCATAGATATGAAACGGCTGTAAATTATATGAAAGAAATGAGAGAAAAGGATACTAATTACACTGGTAATGAGCCATATAATTTTGTGATGATGATGTTTGTAAACACTTATAATGAAGGGTTGGCAGTGCTTCCTATTCATCGTCTTATTCATAGTGTTGAGGAGTTTAAAGAAGAGACATTTTTAAAGAGGATATCTGAGGCTTTTGAGGTAGAGAGAGTTGAAGGTGAAGGATGGGAAAATGACCTTTCTGATATGCTCAAAAAAAAGGGAGAAAAAAGAACTTCTTTTGCTGTTGTATTCAAGGATAGCGGCAATAATTATATTATTTCTGTAAAGGATAATGAGATTATTGAAAATTATTTTGATTCATCTTTTCCAGAAGAACTTAAATCTCTCGATGTTACCATTTTGCATAAAGTAATCTTAGAAAATTTTCTTGGCATTGATGAAGAGAGTTTGAGAGATCAAAAGAATGTTACCTACATAAAGGACTGGAATCGCTCACTAAGAATGCTCAAAGAAGGAGATTATCAGGCGGCTTTCCTGCTTAATGCTACACCTGTGGAAGCCGTAACAAAAGTTGCGGAAAAAGGATTGAGAATGCCTCAAAAATCAACTTTCTTCTATCCTAAACTTCTGACAGGTTTAGTATTCAATCTTTTTAGGAGCTGACACAAGAGGTAATGCAGAAAAGTATAAAGAGGACGCTTTATTTTGATTGTTTTTCAGGAGTAAGCGGAGACATGGTCTGTGCTTCTCTGATAGACCTCGGTGCAGACAGAAAAACCATAAGAAATACCATAGAATCTCTTATGCCCGGAGAGATATCCATATCTATAAAAAGGGTTATGAAATGTGGCATATCATCTTTATCTTTTTCTGTTAAGCCGAGAAAGGGGATTAAAAAATTCCGTACGATTAAAGATATAGAAAAAATTTATGAAAGGTCATCTCTTTCTTCAGAAACCGCTTCAAAATGCATTGAAATCTTTAGAACAATTGCAAAAGCAGAAGCCAAAATTCACAGGAAAAAAATCGATGAAGTACATTTCCATGAAATAGGTGCTGTTGATACACTTGTGGATATAACGACAGCTGTAGTTGGAATAAGGTTGCTTAAAGCAGACAAAGTTATTTCTTCTCCGGTGAATTTAGGAGGTGGGACTGTAAAGATTTCACATGGTTTATATCCTGTGCCTGCCCCTGCCACTGCTGAAATATTGAAAGGAATGCCTGTTTATAGCAGTGGAAATTATGGAGAATTGACAACTCCAACAGGAGCAGCGATTTTGAAGATATTGTGCAGTGCCTTTGACTCTGTGCCAGAGGGGAAAATTAAAGCTGTCGGTTATGGCGCAGGTTGTAAGGATTTGGAAAATAGGGCAAATGTTTTGAGGACATTGCTTATTGAAGAAGAAAAGGAAGAATTAAAACCGGATAGGAAAGAGCAGGTATATATTGTAGAAACAAATATAGATGACCAAGAACCTCAGTCTTTCGAATATTTAATGGATAAACTTTTTGAAAAAGGGGCTCTTGATGTATGGTTTTCTTCTATTACAATGAAGAAAAGCCGTCCTGCAATAAAGGTTTCTGTTTTATGCAAGAAAGAAAGATTGAATACTATTTCAGAGCTTCTTTTAAGGGAAACAACAACATTTGGTGTCAGGTATTTTGAAGCTGGCAGAATGGCTTTAAAGAGAGAAATGATAAAAATTAAAACCAAGTATGGAGAGATTTCTGCAAAGGTAGGAATAATGGACAAGAAGGTTATCAAGATATCTCCAGAATATGAGAGTGTTAAAAAGCTTGCTGAAAAAAAGGGTATTCCTTTTTATAAAGTATTCAAAGAAGCTGAATTTGCCGCAAGAAATAAAAAATTTTAAAAAATTATGGTATTAAAAGCTCGGTGCCAACGGGCAGTACATTAGGGTCTTTTATAGTTTTTCTGTTAAAATCATAAAGTTTTTTCCATTTTCTAGCGTCATTGAAGATTTCCGGCTTTGCAGCAATCGATGAAAGCGTATCTCCTTTCTTTACAATATATCTTTTAATTTTTGATTTTGCTTCTCTGATTTTATCCTTAACCTTTGAATTATTCTCGTCTATTTCAAGAGATTTACGCCACTGGTTGATAGCTTCGTTTATATTCCCCTTTTTGTAATATATATCTCCGAGATGTTCGAGTATAACAGGGTCGTCAGGAGCCTTTCCTATTGCTTTTACTATCAAACTGTATGCTTTTTCGATTTCTCCTTTCTGAAAATATACCCACCCGAGACTGTCGAGGAAATATCCATTGTCGGGTTCTATTTCTAGAGCTTTTTTAATCAGTGACATAGCTTCATCGAGATAAATTCCTTTATCGGCAAAGAGGTATCCTAAATAATTATAAGCTGAAGCAAATTTTTCATCTAATTTAATCGCTTCTCTCAATTCCTTTACGGTGTTGTCAAAGTCTTTGAGTTTGTCATATGCAGTTGCAAGGTAGAAATGGTATTCTGCATTTTTTGGATCGGATTTAATGACAGTTTTAAAGCTTTCTATTGCTTCTTTATATTTTTTAGCATCATACTGAGCTCGTCCAAGATAAAAAAGGATTTTGGGGTTTGAAGGATCTGTTTCTAATGCTTTTTCAACTGATTTTATTGCAAGCTCATATTTGCCTAATTCACCATAAATCAAACTTTCATGAAGAAGGGCAATAATGAATTTAGGATTTGATTCGAGAATTTTCTTTACCTCGGTGAGCGCCTCTTCATATTTTCCCATTGCTTCAAGGGCTGTAATTAAATTTATTCTTGTCATACTATCAAAAGGATTTAGATAAAGGGAATTTTTAAAATGTTTAGCCGCTTTCTCGAAGTCTTTTTTATTGAGGTAAATCATACCCAAATTAGTTTGAATAGCTGAATCTTCGGGCAGTTTATATTCAAGTTGAAGAAACAATTCTAAGGCTTTATCGTAATTTTCTTTCTTCATATAAAAGAGCGCTAAAGATTTCTTTACAGCAAGACTTTCAGGATTTATTTTTAAAAGCTCCTGATAAAAACTTTCAGATTCTTTGCCTGCATTTAGGATTGAATAGGTGTTGACGAGGTTATAGAAAGCTGATTCGAAATAAGGATTGATTTCAATAGATTTTTTGAATGATTCGATGGCTTCTTTATATTTTTTTTCTTCAGCTTGTACAATTCCCAGATAATAGTACCCCAATGAAGGTTTTGTTTTGATAAGCTCTCTGTAAATATTTTCAGTTTTTTCCTGCTGGTTGGTGCTATTGTAAATTAAGCTGAGAATCATATAAGCCCTTATCTCTTCAGGTGCAATTTCAATAATTCTTTTATAAACTTCTTCTGCTTTGGACATCAGGTTAAGTCGCGAATAGACTTCTCCAATATTATAAAGCACATCAACAGATTTGGTGCTTTTCAAAAATGCTTTGTCTGCTTCTTCTCGTGCTTTTTGCAGATTTCCTGTTTCGATATAAAGGTAAGCAAGTTTGGAGTGGAGATAGGGAGATAACGGGTCTTCAGAAATTGTTTTTTTTAAAATATCGATAGCTTTATTGTAATCACCTTCATTGTCGAAGATTTCAGAAAGGATGAAATTATTCACCGCATCTTTGCTCAAAGAGAAAGTCTCAACGGATTTTAACTTATCCATTTTTTTACTTGTTGCACAGGAAAAAGATATAGTTGAAATGAGAATAAGACAAATAAAGAATTTACATTTTTTCATCAATACTAACCCTTTTTAATCATTTTTTTTCACAAGCAACCTAACTAATAATATACTAAATTCATAAAGAATATACATCGGTATTGCAAGTGCAATTTGTGATACTACATCCGGGGGAGTAATTATTGCTGATGCGGCAAAGAGGATGAGTATTACATAGGGTCTGCCCTTTTTTAAGGTTTCAATGGAGATTAATCCTATTTTGGCTATAATAAATACAAATACAGGCAGTTCAAAAGCAAGTCCAAAAGCAAAAAGAAGCATTGCAACAGTTGATAAAGCTTCCTTGATAGTTAGCATCGGGAGGAAGTCTCCACCGTAGCTGAGAAGAAATTTAAAGCAATATGGCAGCAGCAGAAAGTAAGCGAAAGATGCACCACCAATGAAGAAAATACAAGATGAAACAAAAAAAACTATTCCATAAATCTTTTCTTTCCTATAAAGCCCCGGTGCTACAAACTTCCAAATTTCGTAAAATATCAAAGGAAAAGCAAAAAATGCTCCCATTATGGCGCTAATCTTTATATAAACTATAAAAGGTTGAGCAGGACTAGTGAATACCAACTTTTGTTCTGGGCTAAGTACAGAGCTCAAAGGTCGTATTACGGCTTTAAAAAGACTTTTCGAGAAAGCATAAGAACCAATAAAACCTAAAATAAGATAAATTATTATATGAATTAAACGACTTCTCAGCTCTTCCAAATGCTGAAGAAATGTCATTTCCTTATCAGAGGAGAGCTCTTCTTTTCTACTTTCCATCCTTTTCTTCTTTGCCTTCTTTGTTTTTTGAATCAATATTGGTTTCCGAAATGTCAGTAAGCTCTTTCATATCCTCGATCTCGTCCTTTATGAAGCCTGTCTCT
This window encodes:
- a CDS encoding DUF1015 domain-containing protein, producing the protein MVDIRAFKGFVYDSKKVKIENVVAPPYDVISQEEQERLYELDEHNVVRLVLGKIFDDDNDSDNRYTRAARFLEDWLDRGIIKRHKEDSIYIYEQEFTLPDGRIMNRSGFIALASIEEPGKGNIFPHENTLSKPKEDRLKLMRSCQGNLCQIFSLFPDKERKVDSLLQQEKRQAPIFDFYDNNRIRNRLWQISHIDTVEKIRNEMSEKKLFIADGHHRYETAVNYMKEMREKDTNYTGNEPYNFVMMMFVNTYNEGLAVLPIHRLIHSVEEFKEETFLKRISEAFEVERVEGEGWENDLSDMLKKKGEKRTSFAVVFKDSGNNYIISVKDNEIIENYFDSSFPEELKSLDVTILHKVILENFLGIDEESLRDQKNVTYIKDWNRSLRMLKEGDYQAAFLLNATPVEAVTKVAEKGLRMPQKSTFFYPKLLTGLVFNLFRS
- the pyrR gene encoding bifunctional pyr operon transcriptional regulator/uracil phosphoribosyltransferase PyrR; translated protein: MIAKDIEILDAQGLKRTITRITHQILESSKGAKELAIIGLQTRGVFIAKRIAKLIKKIEKIDIPVGTMDVSFYRDDIGLKSPNLKIKSTEIDFPLEGKTIVLVDDVLYTGRTVRSALDAIMDLGRPACVRLAVLIDRGNRELPIEANFIGSFVPTTKDESIQVQLKEIDKKDRVLLCRHEK
- a CDS encoding tetratricopeptide repeat protein — encoded protein: MKKCKFFICLILISTISFSCATSKKMDKLKSVETFSLSKDAVNNFILSEIFDNEGDYNKAIDILKKTISEDPLSPYLHSKLAYLYIETGNLQKAREEADKAFLKSTKSVDVLYNIGEVYSRLNLMSKAEEVYKRIIEIAPEEIRAYMILSLIYNSTNQQEKTENIYRELIKTKPSLGYYYLGIVQAEEKKYKEAIESFKKSIEINPYFESAFYNLVNTYSILNAGKESESFYQELLKINPESLAVKKSLALFYMKKENYDKALELFLQLEYKLPEDSAIQTNLGMIYLNKKDFEKAAKHFKNSLYLNPFDSMTRINLITALEAMGKYEEALTEVKKILESNPKFIIALLHESLIYGELGKYELAIKSVEKALETDPSNPKILFYLGRAQYDAKKYKEAIESFKTVIKSDPKNAEYHFYLATAYDKLKDFDNTVKELREAIKLDEKFASAYNYLGYLFADKGIYLDEAMSLIKKALEIEPDNGYFLDSLGWVYFQKGEIEKAYSLIVKAIGKAPDDPVILEHLGDIYYKKGNINEAINQWRKSLEIDENNSKVKDKIREAKSKIKRYIVKKGDTLSSIAAKPEIFNDARKWKKLYDFNRKTIKDPNVLPVGTELLIP
- the larC gene encoding nickel pincer cofactor biosynthesis protein LarC, giving the protein MQKSIKRTLYFDCFSGVSGDMVCASLIDLGADRKTIRNTIESLMPGEISISIKRVMKCGISSLSFSVKPRKGIKKFRTIKDIEKIYERSSLSSETASKCIEIFRTIAKAEAKIHRKKIDEVHFHEIGAVDTLVDITTAVVGIRLLKADKVISSPVNLGGGTVKISHGLYPVPAPATAEILKGMPVYSSGNYGELTTPTGAAILKILCSAFDSVPEGKIKAVGYGAGCKDLENRANVLRTLLIEEEKEELKPDRKEQVYIVETNIDDQEPQSFEYLMDKLFEKGALDVWFSSITMKKSRPAIKVSVLCKKERLNTISELLLRETTTFGVRYFEAGRMALKREMIKIKTKYGEISAKVGIMDKKVIKISPEYESVKKLAEKKGIPFYKVFKEAEFAARNKKF
- a CDS encoding dihydroorotase produces the protein MALLIKNGRVIDPSQDIDKEMDILLSGGKIEKIASNISTKKSNKKVQIIDAKGLIVTPGLIDIHTHMREPGREDEETIETASQAAAWGGYTSIVAMPNTDPVNDNRSTTAFILKKGKDCGLVNVYATGSITKGMKGEQLSDIGEMAEAGVIGFTEDGKSVMDSGLMRRAMEYIKMFDLPVMSHCEDMTLSREGVMHEGFISTELGLAGIPREAEEIMVTRDIFLAHMTGARLHITHISSAGSIEIIRQAKKKGIKVTADATPHHFTLSDDMLRTYNTNLKMKPPLMEKKDIKAIIKGFSDGAIDAIATDHAPHHFAEKDVEFNIAPFGIIGLQTALPLALRLYHSKKLTLDQIVKLMSCNPAKILNLNNKGSLAVGCDADITMIDPDYEFTFEKEDIKSLSQNSPFIGWKFKGKAIATIVAGKIVYNDSKCSIK
- a CDS encoding aspartate carbamoyltransferase catalytic subunit encodes the protein MSENLVKRKHFLGIKDLSKDEIETILKTAEALKEVSKRDIKKVPALRGRTIINLFYEPSTRTRTSFELAAKRLSADYLSISVATSSVLKGETLKDTAKNLQAMNPDIIIIRHPHSGAPQMLAECISASVINAGDGWHEHPSQALLDLFTIKEKKGKIKGLKVAIVGDITHSRVARSDIYALTKMGAEVTISGPPTFIPVEAEKLGVEVTFDFEKVIKESDVIIMLRIQLERIKENLFPSHREYAKFFGLDMKKLKKARKDILIMHPGPINRGIELAPEVADSSYSVILDQVTNGIAVRMAMLYLLLGGKEESGIAD
- the tatC gene encoding twin-arginine translocase subunit TatC, which encodes MESRKEELSSDKEMTFLQHLEELRSRLIHIIIYLILGFIGSYAFSKSLFKAVIRPLSSVLSPEQKLVFTSPAQPFIVYIKISAIMGAFFAFPLIFYEIWKFVAPGLYRKEKIYGIVFFVSSCIFFIGGASFAYFLLLPYCFKFLLSYGGDFLPMLTIKEALSTVAMLLFAFGLAFELPVFVFIIAKIGLISIETLKKGRPYVILILFAASAIITPPDVVSQIALAIPMYILYEFSILLVRLLVKKND